In the genome of Catharus ustulatus isolate bCatUst1 chromosome 1, bCatUst1.pri.v2, whole genome shotgun sequence, the window TTTCCATCTGTCCTTTTGCAAAAACCTGGGAGATTTAGGCTTTGGTTTGTCTCAGTCACATGTAGACAGTCAACTGTAAGTTAATCTGTACAGTCAACTAGAAGAGGGCACCCACCAGTGCTTCTGGGATGAATGCCCCAGGGGTTATCTTTTCCTGGCTTTTGGGGACTGCACAATCAGTTTTAGGGCTCCAGTTAGCAGGGACACACATACAGagcatgaaattgctgtaatccCTGTGAGAAAAGGCTGCCCAGGCACCAGGACAATGTGGCAGGACTGTGATGTACAATGCTGTgtgtccctctgctctcctcacaTGCCTGGTGTTTTTTGGGAAATCCAGGATGACGAGGTGCTTTTATCCCTTCCTCAGGACCAGTGGGTGCAATCCCCTCAGGAGCTTGAACCAAGCACTATGCTCAGGTGCCCCTGTTTCCCCATGGTGTGGACCTAGGGGTTCTAAATGGATGGGAGGCTGGCAGATGAAGGACACAGCTTCCAACAATGTGTGCAATAGATTCTCGGTATGGAATCTATTCTTCTCTTCAGCAGGAACAGTGATCTGACACAGGAGCTGAGAGAGGGGGATCTTTGGGAGGGTGAGGACATTGACACCTTCATTCCAGCTCACACTGCATCTCAGTTCTGAGAAAGCTCCAGCGGACCCACTACTAATGCCCACTACTTTATGCAAGTCCTTTGCTGTTTTCATGTGTCTGCACCCTTCCGCTGTCCCCAAAGGTGCTGACACCCCCCCTCCTCCACCCCCACACACCTTGTGCTGTCTCAGATGTAGGAAGCAACCCACACATGTGGCATCCTACCAGCTAAATTCACCCAGCAGCAGTGTTCCAATAATTGCATTTCCAGGAagggaaaagtaaaacaaaagatCTGATAGATACTTGCATGTGTTTTACCTATAAGAGGAACCAAATAAAATAGCGTGCTTTGAGAGTTGTGGTGAATCACTCAGGAACAATCTGCAGGCATTAACGGAATTGTATttctggggaaaggaaaaaaaaaaggaaagaaagaaagaaatgcaggcCCTGGGATATCCCTTTATGGCATATGCGTTTTATGTTTAAATGCATTAATGGGACTGCTATGCTATGAGTCATCCCGCACAAGTTTCATGTGTTTCTTAAAATACACTAGAAGTAGCTGAAGGCATGCACGGGTTTGCTGTGCAGTTATCTATCAGGAATCTGAGCAAATACCTGCACGCGTGGCATCACGGGCTTCAGACCTGGGGGGGCGATCCTCAGCCCTCTCTGCTGCTTGTACAGCCTGGGTTGGGGAAACCAGAACACAACAGGGATCGATCCTACCGAGTAACAAAACACAGGGTCCCTGCGTTAATATTAGAGAAGCCTCAGCactaaattacagaaaatttgcatatatataaatagGAAACTGGACAGTTTCCTTCTGAAGCATTCTTGTCAAAACTACAGctgtctgcttttctttcagggATGATTtgttgtgtgggtttttttggtggttttttttttcttttttttttttttcccccatttacTATTAGTCCTGGCTGTAAGTCTATTTACTACTCCTTTAAAGCCACACCTTTGAGCCTTGTGGAGCTCCTCTcactctgctcctcacaggtcacttcagctgctggctgctgcctggctcTCCGAGCTATTCCTTTTTCGGACAGCAGATATTGTTTTAACATGGGAAACACCCAGTGCCAAGTATTTCTGATGGTGCACGTTACGTCTACGCGTATGAGTAAACGCTTATGCTCACACAGCAGCGCCGTGATGCAAACCTTGGGGTGAGGGATGGTTATTTAGTGATTAGTTAAAAGTAAGAACTGGGGCTGGGAACCGGGTATTGCATGGACGAGAAGATCCCGGAAAGGATGGTGGCCTCGCTTTCTCGACATCATTATTTAAGAGGGGGgtccccgccgccccgcccggccccggcaaGTCCCGCAGCGctcccccgccgccccgcccggctgcgCGACGGGGCCGGGGCACGGAGCGCGGcgggcggagcggagcggagcagAGCAGGCGTGTCCCAGCCTCCCTCCTCCCATTTCCCCGTGCGTCAGGgccgggaggaggaggagaatcacttttttttttttttctagttttttttttttttaaaagcctccaACTACTTTAGCGCGGACTCGGCAGCAGATGGTGGACACGGCCCGAGGTTTCGGCGCGGAGAGCGAAGGGATGCGCCCAGCGCGCAGCGCCCGCCTGTAGCTCCgcgcccgctccgctccccccATGAGCCGCCCCGCGTCCCTGCTGCCGGCCGCCCGCTGCCGCAGCGCCCCGGCCAAGCGCCTCCAGCCCCTGCACGACGGCCCCGCCGAGGAAGCGCCGGCCGCCAAGTGCCCTCGGCTCTCCGAATGCGGCCCCCCGGACTGCCTGAGCGCTCCCGGGTCGCCGTGTGCCCCCGCTTCTcccgcgggcggcggcggcgcggcgggtCCCAGCCTGATCGCCTCGtacctgctgctgccgctggccGAGCGGGAGCAGGTGTCCAGGGCGCTGAGCGTCAGCTCGGGCCGGGAGCTGCGCTGCAAGGTGAGCGGGACGGGAgcgggaggggagcggggacagCCCTGCCGAACATCCACGCATCCATCGTCCCGCTGCTGGGAGCGCCCGGCCAGCCCCCGGCGGCGTTTGCGCGCCCTGCCCTGAGCCGGGACTCGGCTCACCTCGGAGCGCTGCCCCGCACAGGCGTGCGGATGGTGCTGGGTTCTAGTTTCCCCCCAGCCTTTCACTGTAGAACGAACAGGAAGGGTCTGGTAGCCGCTTCTGCCGGTCCTGCCGAGCCCTGgctcccctccagctccctcgTCATTGTTTGGGGAGAGTTGCTACGCGAGCTGCAGCTTTCAACGCCCTTGAGAATGAATTTGGGTTTAATTTCCTCTGTACAGGTGTTCCCCCTCAAACACTACCAGGACAAGATCCGACCTTACATTCAGCTGCCGTCACACAGAAACATCACCGGGGTTGTCGAAGTCATTCTCGGTGACACCAAGGCCTACGTGTTCTTTGAAAAGGACTTTGGGGACATGCACTCCTACGTGAGGAGCTGCAAGAGGTtgagggaagaggaggctgCCCGGCTGTTCAAGCAGATTGTCTCCGCTGTAGCTCACTGCCACCAGTCAGCCATCGTACTTGGTGACCTCAAGCTCAGGAAATTTGTCTTCTCTAATGAAGAAAGGTAAGTGGCTgtcagcagccagccctggggtgagtggggagggaggaatgCCACTTCCAGAGACACAAAAAGCGTCCCAGGGAGTGGAAACAGCCCCGTCAGCCGGGCATCACCTGCGAGCAATCCGAGTAGGTCCTCGTCACGTGTGTGCAGGAGGTCACGGATCTAACCGGAGCGCACTCCTCTTAGATCTTCACTGATGAAAGGGAGGAAGCTCTCCGGGAGCTTCCTCTCATTCAGCACAAGTTCAGCGAAACCCGCTGGCAGACAAAGGGATGATAGTTCGGATGCTCGTTAGCGCCAGAAGATGTCATGTGTGCCACTCATTCAAGTGTCAAATGAAtaaaaggcagagagggagaggggggagGCTGAGGTGTTGTGCCgggaggaggaagcagctcggctgggggagcaggaggtgtgaggagctggagctctgctccctcctcgGGAGAGTTGCCTTGTGACCCACGGTGGAGCCGCAGCGCTAGGGAAGGGTCTCCCTGCTGTACCATTCTGCTGATGAGAGTGATGCTGCTGTGCCCTTCGAGGTTTTTATCCCTCCTCCACTGCCGTGCTTTCCATGCCCCCTATGCCCGTGGATTGTAGGCACGCACAGGAGGGAAGGTGGGACATGGTTAAATAATGCTTTGGGAATCCTGCATCAAAGAAAATCACTTTAGTAAAGCTTAGCCTAAAGCCTAGGTTCATAGAGGAGATCATAGAATCTAGTTGTTAAATTTAGATTAGGGAAATAATTCAGTATTCCCCTGGAGTGTTTGCTACTCTTGCAGTGTTTCACCACACGTGGCAGtcagaaatacagcaaaactGACTCTTGACTAGTTGCTTATCCCAGGGAATATTAAAAAACTAAGTAAAAGCTGTAATGGAGTTGTGCTTAATATCATAAAAATATAAGGTGATGTTACTGATGcaaaagaaaagggattttgtttgttttgttaaacTAGGCTAATGATTCTTCAGGATATCTCTTACaaatgagataagaaaattaACCAGCGCTGCCcctctgaaacagaaacagcCATATGTTGACACGGAAAGAAAACTATTCCTTTGAAGGAAACtattgctgcttttccctcccatAAGAAGATGAAACATTTGTTGAAATGTTACATTGCACACAGTCTCGCTCATTTGGAAATAACGTGTTGCACAGGCGATGTCATGTGCAGCACATTTGGCAAGAAGAGGGTTAAGCAATGGCAGGCGACGCGGGCT includes:
- the TRIB1 gene encoding tribbles homolog 1 — its product is MSRPASLLPAARCRSAPAKRLQPLHDGPAEEAPAAKCPRLSECGPPDCLSAPGSPCAPASPAGGGGAAGPSLIASYLLLPLAEREQVSRALSVSSGRELRCKVFPLKHYQDKIRPYIQLPSHRNITGVVEVILGDTKAYVFFEKDFGDMHSYVRSCKRLREEEAARLFKQIVSAVAHCHQSAIVLGDLKLRKFVFSNEERTQLRLESLEDTHIIKGEDDALSDKHGCPAYVSPEILNTTGTYSGKSADVWSLGVMLYTLLVGRYPFHDSDPSTLFSKIRRGQFCIPDHVSPKARCLIRSLLRREPSERLTAPEILLHPWFEAVLEPGYTDQETGTSDQIVPEYHGDSDDISSFFC